A part of Cryptococcus gattii WM276 chromosome G, complete sequence genomic DNA contains:
- a CDS encoding Osmosensor, putative (Similar to TIGR gene model, INSD accession AAW44526.1), with the protein MLRPPLSSPSHTAETIISFGSTVSSHQSFSNTALTTPDLGSPGKTKSTLEPLLQILERAEESSKPSSPSPPNSSKPFEGLKASNSGLRIIGGVKVKDVASRFEQMRSAQTPSPTSPERHQLTAPRRLPIARSTPPHQTTNNRSTTLSSNSTESTVRPTTSVIRSTDLELPSIPVKLPSAETSYLPSPTHDNVCNDSPIAKNGPTPLRRDRGSTKKMIQRWESRSSTPTHHEVDTALQNAHGVFSREYLDKKPLPPPKDSPNDSAITVLPRHFTPSKSLRHNPQPSSTHNSPSHLRTPTKSGRGQNNLSASPSGSNHSPQNSPSGKKQKVSPLKDVLNFLGARRKGKGKEKEKEIKKDYGALIDENQGRFGVFIPKDRMGSAEMRWSPDFKPTIRSDPIIYLIPTPCSSVSAWDSWLPSWATLTSDALSITYCPVFPTPRTGSSDTPRRCSGSSIKSARGVPFSRISAPNPQTPSDKIFSIQNCLDVRVVKKDELKNKGIPLAPDGVGAEVIELTWEDRSRSYIAVEGSEGRNAWLTAIRGILPRTPVLPPITPSETPFGSISSPLRHSSRHSSPLSIPHRGSIGTVEDAGFGSFPSIQKVGDEWVAGGPLHTLSNDLESLRSRPRLKEDSPLRESVSLMFADKPPSQTPPRQSSDQQPEVGRSTSHASSEASQRILEWQAPVQNRKELSVSAQSQLLPTSFLSSGIDVGSAAMPHSDTMLSFDSEDLNPSRSASQVGRVPTDIDMGEITPQQTRTAGRGEVRSKAAAWEAKSVLSSEQEQPDPFGAPTHISRITFPKPFVGNGALASSPKTSLTPTGYKVDISFDHTKNGNSFNHSTSPSRTMRMALEGLLPGAPLAQFTTQPLRLHKNIGSHPNDPHASSTETLVNTPEREMVMRDMPAETISGASTLSASSAYEEDNASEEVISRLAVRGPRPVSSNTFGRRVSSRKPSATSQTTPPTRTVTPAVVAQPSTSRDLAMGAVSSPSPMSASGASQRPKNRRSLLSHRVPSTIYRTENEKQEQNGHKTKEDKEPSSTSARSSGLGEVESDEVHISAIDIQPISPRLAGVVTMKSARSPESDTNQPLPCPPVALPLELESSPILNDVHPLPPAEELALPTTLPSAHLSKLLENVEVLMDQSRVMSDPETVLYPKALQEKLGALHEDLTIVRRSLVEMSSEKGSAVEDSPPAVAQEPLDLSKVYRHLESLEGRTISMADPETAPYPKVLEERLNTLYAEVTLVRKLIEETKAQEDLRTFGHVAAEEHNQNDPIAVSHVLTQASSDSRADSAIMATPVPLESKSRNVEMADPPHPQTVEFADLPREKALAAAAPNLEHVSPTLIQPSMPRRPRPARLTMPAPLAPQASQYTASRLFANSPRSPLNSAFEDDKSPTKTTFAASESMQNDHTVTMPEPYVLRTPVEAIQKEVVPQPIQSDVSEIHRKLDHLTALYRAFMAQQHEVATSNRVTGTVAGEMAKVPGPINIEGKPDGGEGRIILSGSEAAGTDNGPSIGRFSIITCEAVGCAAAPDNPKSVANQNPVPSLKDEIGTPNEVGDVIVEGQIAKLEEKNEEEKYAGEEVAKIMGENSDEPKPPKQQELHVLSNVPTPSERGHGGNDEASSDQLAVAKSPSLIIAPMTVKFPEETLKKMEKAMGILTELDEARGFQKTQAADMGKYLTDLNGWLEKFVQNSSAELGTMSKRLDTLAGPESPDGSQGLPVLVADMHSMLVEQKHRNEVDGMTGQRLDTLVMMMGQDQQRQATQESATAEILQVLERQRHENEMLLRALATDLTEEIRGDKMRFLESMQKATTVNVMLHIEEFKRLLNAEVNKSMNELGKVREEKRALEQQISDLFALKAKHGAPSAAAGPPPPPSNRP; encoded by the exons ATGCTTCGCCCACCTCTTTCATCACCGTCGCATACTGCGGAGACTATAATTTCCTTCGGCTCAACAGTGTCTTCCCACCAGTCCTTCTCCAATACCGCCCTCACCACTCCAGACCTTGGCAGCCCCGGGAAAACAAAATCGACACTCGAGCCTTTGTTGCAAATCCTCGAACGAGCCGAAGAGAGTTCAAAGCCTAGCTCTCCAAGTCCCCCCAACAGTTCAAAACCGTTTGAGGGATTAAAGGCTTCCAACAGTGGCTTGAGGATCATCGGAGGGGTAAAAGTGAAGGATGTCGCGAGTCGGTTTGAACAGATGAGATCTGCCCAGACGCCCTCACCGACGTCCCCCGAACGCCACCAGCTCACTGCACCTCGAAGGCTACCTATCGCAAGGTCAACACCCCCTCACCAGACTACAAACAATCGTTCAACAACCTTATCGAGTAATAGCACCGAATCTACAGTGAGACCAACCACCTCTGTTATTCGGTCAACGGACCTTGAATTACCCTCTATTCCCGTAAAGCTGCCATCCGCTGAAACTTCTTACCTCCCGTCTCCGACACATGATAATGTATGTAATGACAGTCCAATTGCCAAGAATGGCCCCACACCTTTGCGAAGAGATAGGGGCTCAACAAAGAAAATGATTCAGAGATGGGAATCTCGCTCATCTACACCCACCCATCACGAAGTTGACACGGCTCTCCAAAATGCTCATGGCGTGTTCAGCCGGGAGTATCTTGACAAGAAACCCTTACCTCCACCAAAAGACAGCCCCAATGATAGCGCTATTACTGTGCTCCCTAGACATTTTACTCCCTCCAAATCTCTTCGTCACAATCCACAGCCTTCATCCACCCACAACTCTCCAAGTCATCTTCGTACACCAACCAAATCTGGTCGAGGGCAGAACAACCTTTCGGCCTCTCCTTCAGGATCAAATCATTCTCCACAAAATAGCCCCTCGGGGAAGAAACAGAAAGTCTCTCCATTGAAGGATGTACTAAACTTTTTGGGAGCAcgaagaaaaggaaaggggaaagagaaggaaaaggaaatCAAGAAGGATTACGGAGCTCTGATAGATGAGAATCAGGGCAGGTTCGGCGTGTTCATCCCGAAAGACAGAATGGGATCTGCAGAGATGAGATGGTCCCCAGATTTTAAG CCTACAATCCGATCCGATCCAATCATCTATCTCATCCCCACTCCCTGCTCTTCAGTCTCTGCCTGGGATAGCTGGCTGCCCTCGTGGGCGACGCTTACCTCTGATGCACTCTCCATTACTTACTGCCCTGTCTTCCCTACCCCTCGCACTGGAAGTTCGGATACTCCTCGCAGATGCTCCGGCTCTTCCATCAAGTCCGCCCGAGGTGTACCCTTCTCTCGGATCTCAGCGCCCAATCCACAAACCCCCTCAGACAAGATATTCTCCATCCAGAATTGCTTGGATGTGAGAGTagtgaagaaggatgagcTTAAGAATAAAGGCATTCCATTGGCACCTGATGGAGTGGGAGCAGAGGTCATTGAGTTGACGTGGGAGGATAGGAGTAGGAGCTACATTGCTGTGGAGGGGTCAGAAGGTCGCAATGCTTGGCTCACTGCTATTAG GGGTATATTGCCTAGGACTCCAGTCTTACCGCCGATAACGCCCTCAGAAACTCCATTCGGTTCGATTTCGTCTCCTCTCCGTCACTCTTCTCGTCATTCATCACCTCTCTCAATCCCCCATCGAGGCTCTATAGGCACAGTTGAAGATGCTGGATTCGGATCATTTCCGTCGATTCAGAAGGTTGGAGACGAATGGGTTGCGGGAGGGCCACTGCACACTCTAAGCAATGACCTGGAATCACTAAGATCTCGACCGCGGTTGAAAGAGGATTCACCATTGCGAGAAAGTGTGAGCCTCATGTTTGCGGATAAGCCCCCGTCTCAAACACCACCGCGACAATCTTCCGATCAGCAACCAGAGGTTGGGCGCTCGACGTCGCATGCCTCATCGGAGGCTTCGCAGCGTATTCTTGAATGGCAAGCGCCAGTTCAGAATCGAAAAGAGTTATCAGTCTCTGCCCAAAGTCAGCTTCTCCCAAcatctttcctttcttcaGGGATCGATGTCGGATCTGCCGCCATGCCTCATTCGGATACGATGCTGAGCTTCGACTCGGAGGATTTGAACCCATCAAGATCCGCCAGTCAAGTTGGTCGAGTGCCGACGGATATTGACATGGGGGAGATAACGCCGCAGCAAACGAGAACGGCAGGGAGAGGCGAAGTCAGGTCGAAAGCGGCAGCGTGGGAAGCCAAGAGCGTTCTATCTTCAGAACAGGAGCAGCCTGATCCATTCGGGGCACCGACACATATCAGCCGCATCACCTTCCCGAAACCCTTTGTTGGCAATGGGGCCCTTGCAAGCTCTCCAAAGACCAGCCTTACCCCTACGGGCTACAAAGTTGACATTTCATTTGATCATACCAAGAATGGCAATTCGTTCAACCATTCTACATCGCCTTCAAGGACAATGCGAATGGCGTTGGAAGGTCTCCTACCGGGTGCACCTCTTGCGCAGTTTACGACTCAACCGTTAAGGCTGCACAAAAACATTGGTTCGCATCCTAATGATCCTCATGCCTCGAGCACGGAAACACTCGTCAATACGCCAGAAAGAGAGATGGTCATGAGGGATATGCCCGCCGAGACCATATCGGGGGCCAGTACTCTTTCAGCATCGTCAGCCTATGAAGAGGATAACGCTAGTGAAGAGGTGATAAGCAGACTAGCCGTGCGAGGCCCAAGACCAGTTTCAAGCAACACCTTTGGTCGTCGAGTCTCTTCAAGGAAACCATCTGCGACTTCCCAAACCACACCCCCTACCAGAACCGTCACACCTGCCGTCGTAGCCCAGCCTTCCACTTCACGTGATCTTGCAATGGGAGCAGTTTCGAGCCCAAGTCCGATGTCGGCATCCGGTGCCTCTCAACGACCGAAGAACAGAAGGTCGTTGTTGTCACATAGAGTACCCAGTACAATCTATCGAACCGAAAACGAGAAGCAGGAACAAAACGGTCACAAAACGAAAGAGGATAAGGAGCCCTCTTCCACCTCAGCGAGATCATCAGGGCTTGGCGAGGTTGAAAGTGATGAAGTGCACATCAGTGCCATTGATATCCAACCAATTTCTCCTAGACTCGCGGGAGTGGTGACGATGAAGAGTGCTCGCAGTCCTGAAAGTGACACTAACCAGCCCCTTCCCTGCCCTCCTGTAGCCCTGCCTCTCGAACTGGAGTCTTCTCCCATTCTCAATGATGTCCACCCTCTGCCACCTGCTGAGGAACTTGCCCTACCTACTACTCTCCCTTCTGCCCATCTCAGTAAATTACTAGAAAATGTCGAGGTTCTGATGGATCAGTCTCGAGTCATGTCTGATCCTGAAACCGTGCTCTACCCCAAAGCCCTCCAAGAGAAATTGGGGGCCCTCCATGAAGATTTGACAATCGTTCGCCGTAGTTTGGTGGAGATGAGTTCAGAAAAGGGTTCTGCGGTTGAAGACTCTCCCCCTGCAGTTGCACAAGAGCCTTTGGATTTGAGCAAAGTGTATAGACACCTCGAAAGTCTAGAAGGCCGTACGATTTCAATGGCTGATCCAGAGACTGCTCCTTACCCGAAAGTTTTGGAGGAAAGGCTCAATACACTGTATGCGGAAGTTACACTGGTGCGAAAACTTATCGAAGAGACAAAGGCCCAGGAGGATTTACGAACCTTTGGGCACGTAGCGGCCGAGGAGCATAATCAAAATGATCCGATAGCCGTTTCCCATGTTCTAACACAGGCTTCAAGTGATTCTCGGGCTGATTCAGCAATAATGGCGACGCCGGTACCCCTCGAATCTAAATCACGTAATGTGGAGATGGCAGATCCACCTCATCCTCAGACTGTCGAGTTCGCAGACCTTCCCCGCGAGAAGGCCCTGGCAGCCGCAGCCCCTAACCTGGAGCATGTATCTCCAACACTCATACAGCCATCAATGCCAAGACGTCCACGGCCTGCTCGTCTCACCATGCCAGCTCCTTTAGCTCCTCAAGCTTCGCAATACACCGCTTCTCGCTTGTTTGCCAATAGTCCTAGAAGTCCTTTGAATTCAGCTTTCGAAGACGACAAGTCTCCCACAAAAACGACTTTTGCAGCTTCTGAAAGTATGCAGAATGACCATACTGTGACTATGCCTGAGCCGTACGTTCTCAGGACTCCGGTTGAAGCTATCCAGAAAGAAGTCGTGCCTCAGCCGATACAATCAGATGTATCCGAAATTCACCGAAAGCTTGATCATCTGACAGCCCTTTACCGGGCCTTCATGGCCCAACAGCATGAGGTGGCAACTAGCAACAGGGTGACTGGCACAGTTGCAGGCGAGATGGCCAAAGTGCCTGGGCCGATCAACATCGAAGGAAAACCTgatggaggagaaggaagaatCATTCTTTCGGGAAGTGAAGCGGCTGGGACGGATAATGGCCCTTCTATCGGGCGCTTCTCGATCATCACGTGTGAAGCAGTGGGATGCGCAGCTGCTCCAGACAATCCCAAGTCGGTAGCCAATCAAAATCCTGTTCCCTCATTGAAAGATGAGATTGGGACGCCCAATGAAGTCGGAGATGTAATAGTCGAAGGACAGATAGCAAAGCtggaggagaagaatgaggaagaaaaataCGCAGGTGAAGAAGTGGCTAAGATAATGGGCGAGAAC TCCGACGAACCCAAACCTCCAAAACAGCAGGAGCTACATGTACTCAGCAATGTCCCGACACCGTCCGAACGTGGCCACGGTGGAAACGACGAAGCTTCTTCAGATCAGCTCGCCGTTGCCAAGTCACCTTCGCTTATTATCGCCCCCATGACAGTAAAGTTCCCAGAGGAAAcgttgaagaagatggagaaagCCATGGGCATCTTGACGGAGTTGGATGAAGCGAGAGGGTTCCAAAAAACACAAGCTGCTGATATGGGTAAAT ACTTGACCGATCTTAATGGTTGGCTTGAGAAATTCGTCCAGAACAGTTCTGCTGAGCTCGGCACTATGTCAAAACGCTTGGATACCCTTGCCGGACCAG
- a CDS encoding Manganese resistance protein, putative (Similar to TIGR gene model, INSD accession AAW44524.1) yields MPDRTPTSPRAVVIDVNSPQIGRPIPITSPNVLTPSRSIGPPSMAHRSSVSRKHRPANDADARERQTQQDIESAMSMSRARSGSMNLPDSSPPISRPSQLHFPSTSPIQESPFPRLSEAEEAEMERARRLRPGHDNESDDEHGHGGHYHSHDEERGEEEQGRRDSITESTGYDSHSRLIHRRGSDSDIHHMDRARHVDLRSLGGHGLKNKFNFSAMEEFAARERENLFASEGAWAIDGDNGVLRRRSVPHKRVGASEENIPPPDSYDTAFDRNPMFAFGDETEPPFSPERGHSAEDHVQTFQRRRQRKLSQSNPVHRQKKLALFEGFGTSGVTDGESVPDAPSAAFKAPRQAKSGFAPYTDAAPGHDRPYRFSFYSNVMPVTIHSRSLAELPAEGQTFEDLFKGRNLSGNASPSDNGSAPRTEGSDTPNKPAPSVEPSTMASAKTAPSLLTKAVGAAMSQQAGSGGQPNGGLDADEDPEQYTWWLDVLSPTDEEMRMLSKAFGIHPLTTEDILLEETREKIELFRNYYLVCFRSFDQDPYSQTYLEPLNMYIIVFREGTLSFHFRGTPHPQNVRRRIKHLKDYISVTSDWISYALIDDITDAFGPLIQGIEFEVDSIDELVLILKEAEQSDMLRRIGTCRKKVMGLLRLMGNKADVVKGLAKRCNEQWLVAPKSDIGLYLSDIQDHLITMTQNLNHYEKILSRSHSNYLAQISIEMTDANNQINDVLSKLTALGTVLIPMNLVTGLWGMNVHVPGQDIEEGYTWFGGILGCLCLFAVLGAWATYKCFVVR; encoded by the exons ATGCCCGATCGAACTCCCACTTCGCCCCGGGCTGTCGTTATCGATGTTAACAGCCCACAAATTGGTCGTCCTATACCGATAACTTCGCCAAACGTTCTAACTCCTTCTCGAAGTATTGGTCCGCCAAGCATGGCTCATCGAAGCTCCGTGAGCCGCAAGCATCGTCCCGCAAACGATGCCGATGCCAGGGAGAGGCAAACTCAGCAAGACATTGAGTCTGCTATGAGCATGT CTCGTGCTCGTTCCGGATCCATGAACCTTCCCGACAGCAGCCCCCCAATCTCCCGTCCGTCGCAACTCCACTTCCCTTCTACCTCTCCCATTCAGGAGTCTCCTTTCCCCAGATTATCCGAAGCTGAGGAAGCGGAGATGGAGCGCGCTCGTAGACTTCGTCCTGGTCATGACAATGAGTCCGATGACGAACATGGCCATGGCGGCCATTATCACTCGCACGAtgaagagagaggagaggaggagcaAGGACGAAGGGACAGTATCACGGAAAGCACTGGATACGATTCTCACTCGAGGCTCATTCATCGCCGTGGGTCTGATAGTGATATTCACCACATGGACCGTGCCCGCCATGTTGATTTGAGATCCCTTGGTGGGCATGGTTTGAAAAACAAATTCAATTTCTCAGCTATGGAGGAGTTTGCGGCGAGGGAGCGTGAGAACTTGTTTGCATCTGAGGGTGCATGGGCCATTGACGGCGACAATGGCGTACtaaggaggaggagcgTGCCACACAAGCGGGTGGGAGCCAGTGAAGAGAACATCCCTCCGCCAGACAGCTACGACACAGCATTTGACAGAAACCCCATGTTTGCTTTCGGTGACGAAACAGAACCACCATTCTCACCCGAAAGGGGACATAGTGCGGAGGACCATGTCCAAACTTTCCAACGCAGGAGGCAAAGAAAGCTCTCTCAATCTAATCCTGTGCACCGCCAGAAAAAATTGGCACTGTTCGAGGGATTCGGTACGAGTGGCGTCACAGATGGTGAATCTGTTCCGGATGCGCCCTCTGCCGCTTTCAAGGCTCCACGTCAGGCCAAGTCTGGCTTTGCTCCTTATACCGACGCTGCACCAGGTCACGATCGCCCTTACCGTTTCTCTTTCTATTCCAACGTTATGCCCGTCACAATCCACTCCCGAAGTCTTGCCGAGTTACCAGCAGAAGGGCAAACTTTCGAGGATCTCTTCAAAGGCCGAAACCTGTCCGGCAATGCCTCTCCTTCGGACAATGGCAGTGCTCCGAGGACGGAGGGATCTGATACTCCTAACAAGCCGGCGCCGTCTGTTGAGCCCAGTACCATGGCCTCAGCAAAGACCGCTCCTAGCTTACTGACCAAGGCAGTCGGAGCGGCTATGTCTCAGCAGGCTGGTTCTGGAGGACAGCCTAACGGTGGGCTTGATGCAGATGAGGACCCGGAACAGTACACTTGGTGGTTGGATGTTTTGTCACCGACTGATGAGGAAATGAGAATGTTGTCTAAA GCGTTTGGTATCCATCCTTTGACCACCGAAGACATTTTGCTTGAAGAGACTCGCGAGAAAATTGAATTGTTCCGAAACTACTACCTTGTTTGTTTCCGTTCATTCGACCAAGACCCATATTCTCAAACATACCTCGAACCCCTCAACATGTACATTATCGTATTCCGAGAGGGTACACTGTCC TTCCACTTCCGAGGTACTCCTCACCCCCAAAACGTCCGACGCCGAATCAAGCACCTCAAAGACTACATTTCCGTGACCTCTGACTGGATCTCTTACGCGCTTATCGACGACATCACTGATGCGTTTGGTCCTTTGATTCAGGGTATCGAGTTTGAAGTAGATAGCATTGATGAGCTGGTTTTGATTTTGAAGGAAGCAGAGCAAAGTGATATGCTTAGAAG GATCGGAACATGCCGAAAAAAGGTTATGGGTCTACTGCGTTTGATGGGTAACAAGGCGGACGTCGTCAAAGGTTTGGCGAAGCGAT GTAATGAGCAATGGTTGGTCGCACCTAAATCCGACATTGGTCTTTATCTTTCCGATATTCAG GATCACTTGATCACTATGACTCAAAACTTGAACCATTACGAGAAGATTCTTTCCCGATCGCACTCAAATTACCTCGCTCAAATTTCTATTGAAATGACTGATGCGAACAACCAGATTAACGATGTCCTTTC TAAATTGACAGCGTTAGGTACCGTCCTGAT TCCCATGAACTTGGTAACGGGTCTTTGGGGTATGAACGTACACGTGCCAGGACAAGACATTGAAGAAGGA TACACTTGGTTTGGCGGTATTCTTGGATGCCTTTGTCTTTTCGCCGTCTTGGGCGCTTGGGCAACA TACAAATGCTTTGTTGTTCGCTAA